One region of Drosophila subobscura isolate 14011-0131.10 chromosome J, UCBerk_Dsub_1.0, whole genome shotgun sequence genomic DNA includes:
- the LOC117893076 gene encoding upstream activation factor subunit spp27, with the protein MSDISSEDLRREVQAVLKDADLATISAKRVREQVEGKLNCSLLGRKKEFDKIVMEVINEQQDEEEDDDDDKDPDADPDDESEPSEEESASSSEEEKAKKKPVQKKRPQPTKHKAPKKKRKTLNADDSGTESDAGSDSDYEVVKKPPAKKKAKSAGTSATGAPRKSTGFTRAYNLSPELSALMGAPSLPRHEVVKKVWAIIKERDLYDPKNKQFAICDEELMKVMKIRRFRTFGMLKHLKPHFLD; encoded by the coding sequence atgTCTGACATTTCCAGCGAGGACCTGCGCCGCGAAGTGCAGGCGGTGCTAAAGGATGCCGATCTGGCCACCATTTCGGCCAAGCGGGTGCGCGAGCAGGTGGAGGGGAAACTCAATTGCTCGCTGCTCGGCCGCAAGAAAGAGTTCGATAAGATTGTCATGGAGGTGATAAacgagcagcaggacgaggaggaggatgatgacgatgacaagGATCCCGATGCCGATCCGGATGATGAGAGTGAGCCCAGCGAGGAGGAgtctgccagcagcagcgaggaggagaaggccaaGAAGAAGCCGGTTCAGAAGAAGCGGCCACAGCCCACCAAGCACAAGGCGCCcaagaagaagcgcaagaCACTGAATGCCGACGATTCGGGCACCGAAAGCGATGCCGGCTCCGATTCTGACTACGAGGTGGTCAAGAAGCCGCCCGCAAAGAAGAAGGCCAAGTCCGCCGGTACTTCCGCCACGGGTGCACCACGCAAGAGCACCGGCTTCACCCGCGCCTACAATCTCTCGCCCGAGCTGTCCGCCCTCATGGGCGCACCCTCGCTGCCGCGTCACGAGGTGGTCAAGAAGGTGTGGGCCATCATCAAGGAGCGTGATCTGTACGATCCGAAGAACAagcagtttgccatctgtgaCGAGGAGCTGATGAAGGTCATGAAGATCCGACGATTCCGCACCTTTGGAATGTTGAAGCACCTCAAGCCGCATTTCCTTGACTAA
- the LOC117893071 gene encoding adenosylhomocysteinase-like 1, with protein MMNNLADTVVVDPGFGGGDKQQLAVVPPQDASVVVPPPPTKQSSALKKTSRYRSRSLSASSTDSFSSASYTGSSEDGDDVPPREKVQKNTKGSSDFCVRNIAAQHAFGRREIEIAEQEMPGIMALRKRAAEDKPLKDAKIVGCTHINAQTAVLIETLVELGASVRWAACNIYSTQNEVAAALAESNIPIFAWRGETEEDFWWCIDRCVNAENWQPNMILDDGGDATHLMLKKYPTMFKLVKGIVEESVTGVHRLYQLSKAGKLTVPAMNVNDSVTKTKFDNLYSCKESILDSLKRSTDVMFGGKQVVVCGYGDVGKGCAQALKGQGCIVYITEIDPICALQASMDGFRVVKLNEVIRNVDIVVTATGNKNVVVREHMDKMKSGCIVSNMGHSNTEIDVNGLRTPDLNWEKVRSQVDHIIWPEGKYIILLAEGRLVNLSCSSIPSFAVSITSATQALALIELFNAPPGRYKSDVYLLPKKMDEYVASLHLPTFDAHLTELSDEQAKYMGLNKAGPFKPNYYRY; from the exons ATGATGAACAACCTGGCGGATACGGTGGTGGTGGATCCCGGTTTCGGTGGCGGCGataagcagcagctggccgtTGTACCACCTCAGGATGCCAGCGTTGTGGTGCCACCACCGCCCACCAAGCAATCGTCGGCGCTCAAGAAGACCAGCCGCTATCGCAGTCGCTCACTGAGCGCCTCCTCCACGGACTCCTTCAGCTCTGCCTCGTACACGGGCAGCAGTGAGGACGGCGACGATGTGCCGCCCCGCGAGAAGGTCCAAAAGAACACCAAAGGCAGCTCCGATTTTTGTGTGCGTAACATTGCGGCCCAGCATGCGTTTGGTCGCCGCGAGATCGAGATTGCCGAGCAGGAGATGCCCGGTATAATGGCGCTGCGCAAGCGTGCCGCCGAGGATAAGCCACTGAAGGATGCCAAAATTGTCGGCTGCACACACATCAATGCCCAGACAGCGGTGCTCATTGAAACACTGGTGGAGCTGGGTGCCAGCGTTCGCTGGGCTGCGTGCAACATTTACTCCACGCAA AACGAAGTGGCCGCCGCTTTGGCAGAGTCCAACATACCCATTTTTGCCTGGCGCGGCGAGACGGAGGAGGATTTCTGGTGGTGCATCGATCGGTGTGTGAATGCCGAGAACTGGCAGCCCAACATGATACTGGACGATGGCGGCGATGCCACCCATCTGATGCTCAAGAAGTATCCCACAATGTTCAAGCTCGTCAAGGGCATTGTGGAGGAGAGCGTCACGGGCGTGCATCGTCTCTATCAGCTGTCCAAGGCGGGCAAGCTGACGGTACCCGCCATGAATGTCAACGATTCGGTGACCAAAACCAAATTCGATAACCTCTACAGCTGCAAGGAGTCCATATTGGACAGTTTGAAGCGCTCCACGGACGTCATGTTTGGCGGCAAGCAAGTCGTTGTCTGTGGCTATGGGGATGTGGGCAAGGGCTGTGCCCAGGCACTCAAGGGACAG GGCTGCATTGTGTACATCACAGAAATCGATCCGATATGCGCACTGCAGGCCAGCATGGATGGTTTCCGCGTGGTGAAGCTGAACGAGGTGATTCGCAATGTGGACATTGTGGTCACTGCCACCGGCAACAAGAATGTGGTGGTGCGCGAGCACATGGACAAGATGAAGAGCGGCTGCATTGTGAGCAATATGGGACACTCCAATACGGAAATCGATGTGAATGGGCTGCGCACGCCGGACCTCAACTGGGAGAAGGTGCGCTCGCAGGTGGATCACATTATTTGGCCGGAGGGCAAGTACATTATACTGCTGGCCGAGGGGCGACTGGTGAATCTGAGCTGTTCGAGCATTCCCTCCTTTGCGGTGTCCATCACATCGGCGACGCAGGCGCTGGCACTCATCGAGCTGTTCAATGCACCGCCCGGCCGCTACAAGTCCGATGTTTATTTGCTGCCCAAGAAGATGGATGAGTATGTGGCCAGCCTCCATCTGCCCACATTCGATGCACATCTGACGGAGCTGAGCGACGAGCAGGCCAAGTACATGGGCCTCAACAAGGCCGGTCCTTTCAAGCCCAATTATTATCGCTACTAA
- the LOC117893074 gene encoding uncharacterized protein LOC117893074 produces MFLLHSLTVLCLILATCQAKSIKKAQANLLEPTFDLDNWQGKWFPYAPGEPHIPKVQRVPETTTTATITDDWTGKWFPYAPGEPHVIKSQTASPSVAPEEPSTDGWNGKWFPQDPHKHQQEAVKPSKEIHCDDGMSNLSVDYDPNDVRQSFNVLCISSNRSIYDPNMSREALLTEHFLPSAYVPPSKCLNVSIEYTHLPPTNGPFRPLPAEYGTYSYLPPQRYMRNLAEGAIVMLYHPCAFPGQVDQLQQIVGGCLYRHLISPSQSLSPERPLALLAWSHILEMSVVDKHLVADFIKKHAKQGPLAVENLARLVDKRQSYKAGLQTEARLVTTGDDYELCGYLEEQM; encoded by the exons ATGTTTCTTTTGCATTCCTTGACCGTTTTGTGCCTTATCCTTGCCACATGCCAGGCAAAGTCTATCAAGAAGGCGCAGGCCAATCTGCTGGAGCCGACATTTGATTTGGACAACTGGCAGGGCAAATGGTTTCCCTACGCTCCCGGAGAGCCTCACATTCCGAAAGTGCAACGTGTACCGGAGACGACCACTACAGCCACCATCACAGATGATTGGACGGGCAAGTGGTTCCCGTATGCACCGGGAGAGCCGCATGTCATCAAAAGTCAAACGGCGAGCCCATCGGTGGCACCGGAGGAGCCATCTACAGACGGCTGGAACGGCAAATGGTTCCCCCAGGATCCACACAAACATCAGCAGGAGGCAGTGAAACCCTCAAAAGAAATTCACTGTGATGACGGAATG aGCAACCTGTCCGTGGATTATGATCCGAATGATGTGCGCCAGAGCTTCAATGTCCTGTGCATCAGCAGCAATCGCAGCATCTACGATCCGAACATGTCCAGGGAAGCGCTGCTCACGGAGCACTTCCTGCCCAGTGCCTATGTGCCGCCATCCAAGTGCCTGAACGTATCCATCGAGTACACTCATCTGCCACCCACCAA TGGCCCCTTCCGTCCGTTGCCCGCGGAATACGGCACCTACTCGTACCTGCCGCCACAGCGATACATGAGGAATCTCGCCGAGGGTGCCATTGTGATGCTTTATCATCCCTGTGCCTTCCCGGGCCAGGTGGATCAGTTGCAGCAGATTGTCGGCGGTTGTCTCTATCGCCATCTCATATCGCcctcgcagtcgctgtcgccggAACGCCCGCTGGCACTGCTCGCCTGGAGCCACATCCTAGAGATGTCCGTCGTGGACAAGCATCTCGTGGCGGATTTCATCAAGAAGCACGCCAAGCAGGGACCCCTGGCCGTGGAGAATCTAGCGCGACTGGTGGACAAGCGGCAGTCGTACAAGGCAGGGCTGCAGACGGAGGCGCGTCTGGTCACGACTGGTGATGACTACGAGCTGTGCGGTTACCTGGAGGAGCAAATgtag